In Trichocoleus desertorum NBK24, the following are encoded in one genomic region:
- the hypB gene encoding hydrogenase nickel incorporation protein HypB, which produces MHQTFDAALGINLLHANQAGADHNRAHFDQWGITCFNLMSSPGAGKTALLERTLAALTSELKIAVIEGDMTTELDADRLRQYGVPVIAINTGRSCHLDSKMVAGGLHQFSHQYNPTEFDLVLVENVGNLVCPAEFEVGEHAKVALLSLTEGEDKPLKYPVMFQEADCLLITKMDLAPYLDVDIQQIVANVRQMNPHATIIPVSTKTGEGLEAWFEWVRTQVVLPKPDDSDNDLESVELAATH; this is translated from the coding sequence ATGCACCAAACCTTCGACGCTGCCCTCGGCATTAACCTGCTCCACGCCAACCAAGCTGGAGCTGACCACAATCGGGCTCATTTTGATCAGTGGGGTATCACCTGCTTCAACTTAATGAGCAGTCCTGGTGCTGGCAAAACAGCTTTACTAGAGCGCACTCTAGCCGCTTTAACTAGTGAACTCAAAATTGCCGTGATTGAAGGCGACATGACCACCGAACTCGATGCCGATCGCTTGCGGCAATATGGGGTTCCGGTAATTGCCATTAATACAGGGCGATCGTGCCACCTCGATTCCAAAATGGTAGCAGGGGGCTTGCATCAGTTTTCTCACCAATACAACCCCACCGAATTCGATTTGGTCTTAGTGGAGAACGTGGGAAATCTAGTTTGCCCAGCCGAGTTTGAAGTGGGGGAACATGCCAAGGTCGCGTTGCTCAGCCTCACTGAGGGCGAAGACAAGCCACTGAAATATCCCGTGATGTTCCAAGAAGCTGACTGCCTGCTGATTACCAAGATGGACTTAGCACCCTACTTGGACGTGGATATTCAGCAGATTGTGGCTAACGTGCGGCAAATGAATCCTCACGCCACGATCATTCCGGTTTCTACCAAAACTGGAGAAGGCTTAGAAGCTTGGTTTGAGTGGGTACGCACCCAAGTTGTGCTCCCTAAACCCGATGATAGTGATAATGATTTGGAGAGTGTAGAGCTAGCCGCTACTCATTAG
- a CDS encoding type I restriction endonuclease, whose translation MVQTIRAESLNLHDVEAKFGLQLTVDPQFFVEWSEELLEISASEKQALDRVKASYLNLAKYPMLENTVKMVVLSPLLDLAGFYLPPFRVTSEESIQVTAEDEGVLVQGRIDVLVLQEQLWVLAIESKRTTFSVSLALPQLLAYLLSNPSSTKPAFGLITNGSDFIFVKLTQQPTPQYALSKIFSLLNPGNDLYGVLSNLKRLAQLVTQ comes from the coding sequence ATGGTACAGACAATTCGAGCTGAAAGCCTTAATCTCCATGACGTAGAAGCAAAATTTGGGTTACAGCTCACGGTAGATCCGCAATTTTTTGTCGAGTGGTCAGAGGAGCTTCTAGAAATTTCGGCTTCAGAAAAACAGGCTTTAGACCGGGTAAAGGCAAGCTATCTCAATTTGGCTAAATACCCGATGTTAGAAAATACCGTCAAAATGGTCGTGCTGTCTCCATTACTGGACTTAGCTGGTTTCTATCTACCACCTTTTCGCGTTACCTCAGAGGAGTCGATCCAAGTAACCGCTGAAGATGAAGGAGTGCTGGTTCAGGGACGCATTGATGTATTGGTGTTGCAAGAACAGTTGTGGGTGCTAGCGATTGAGTCCAAACGAACTACCTTTTCTGTTTCCCTAGCTCTGCCTCAGCTCCTCGCTTATCTGCTGAGCAACCCAAGCTCTACTAAGCCTGCTTTTGGCTTAATTACCAATGGCAGCGACTTCATCTTTGTCAAACTGACTCAACAACCCACACCTCAGTACGCTCTATCTAAAATCTTTTCTTTGCTAAATCCTGGAAATGATTTATATGGAGTCTTGAGCAATTTGAAACGGCTGGCTCAACTGGTTACTCAGTGA
- the hypA gene encoding hydrogenase maturation nickel metallochaperone HypA, whose product MHETDMTKALILTVKDWWEAQPEQPKVSRVHLTVGKCTCVEPVSLQFAFEVQTRNTFLEGAELAIAETPLIAFCHRCQSEYAPEIGLQYACPQCQSPMEDIRSGRELKIDRIEYSSDVVSDAANVADSDAANVAIA is encoded by the coding sequence ATGCACGAAACTGACATGACCAAGGCGCTCATTCTCACGGTGAAGGACTGGTGGGAAGCGCAGCCAGAGCAACCCAAGGTGAGCCGAGTTCATTTGACGGTGGGCAAATGCACTTGTGTAGAACCCGTTAGTCTGCAATTTGCCTTTGAAGTGCAGACTCGCAATACCTTTCTCGAAGGCGCAGAACTGGCGATCGCAGAAACGCCTCTGATTGCCTTCTGTCATCGTTGCCAATCGGAATATGCCCCTGAGATTGGCTTGCAATACGCCTGCCCCCAATGCCAATCCCCAATGGAGGACATCCGTTCAGGCCGCGAACTCAAAATTGACCGCATCGAATACTCTTCTGATGTGGTTTCTGACGCGGCTAACGTAGCTGATTCTGATGCAGCTAACGTAGCGATCGCCTAA
- a CDS encoding serine hydrolase, whose product MTDQGSTMSRRHRRRQMLQASQQQEGTKRPSSQPETLLSAQNSIPNAPAQSRHRASHRAGSQPHLRLNLKQLLSGQTDHRLLPPATATGKLVVSPSRSSAIAPTTRRPARESALRSSSTAQRLSGSRDAHSIDDSLWRDRLLPLTPKETTRETAKGLGTKNLSPSERRTQANSSIPDNSPTRTRSGKRTRQRNPTPHRPQPPAQSMAELKRKATQRSQLRRSVSPLLYGTRLLILGLGIGVIAGTLLSTLDPSRFMAGASQSAINPKNQTEQQAAGRSTLAKVPTPLKLSQEAAPLKAEIQTLTRQTSGLTPGMFLIDLDTTAYVDLSGTAIFPAASTIKVPVLVAFFQDVDAGKIRLDELLTMRPELIGSGSGDMQYQPPGTKFSALETAYRMIAISDNTATNMLIARLGGSAALNQRFQSWGLTATAIRNPLPDLQGTNTTSPRDLATLMAWVNQGDLVSMRSRDRLLDIMRRTVTDTLLPRGLGEGATIAHKTGDIGSLIGDVGLIDMPNGKRYVMAALVKRPFNDEQGAELIRQMSRVAYNNLSQVGSATNGLPLSPNAAPAPGARMTSPTFNVPPGAPTSPTGQTRPNVPAPQTNLNQPPQFNQQ is encoded by the coding sequence ATGACAGATCAAGGTAGCACTATGAGCCGTCGGCACCGTCGTCGCCAAATGTTGCAAGCATCACAGCAACAAGAAGGTACGAAAAGACCCTCTAGCCAACCCGAAACTTTGCTCTCCGCCCAGAACTCTATTCCTAATGCTCCTGCGCAATCGCGGCATCGGGCTAGCCATCGAGCTGGATCTCAGCCACACTTGCGCCTCAATTTAAAACAGCTCTTGTCAGGCCAAACAGATCACCGTTTATTGCCTCCCGCCACAGCAACTGGAAAATTGGTTGTTTCGCCATCCAGAAGCAGTGCGATCGCCCCTACAACCCGCCGTCCAGCTAGAGAGAGTGCCTTACGCTCCTCTAGCACTGCTCAGCGTCTCTCCGGATCGCGAGATGCCCACTCAATCGACGATAGCCTCTGGCGCGATCGCCTCCTGCCACTGACCCCAAAAGAAACAACTAGAGAAACCGCCAAGGGGTTAGGCACAAAAAATCTGTCACCTTCTGAGCGACGCACTCAAGCCAACAGCTCCATTCCTGACAACTCACCTACCAGAACTCGATCAGGCAAGCGAACCAGACAGCGCAACCCTACACCCCACCGTCCCCAACCGCCAGCTCAGTCAATGGCTGAGTTGAAGCGTAAAGCTACTCAGCGATCGCAGTTGCGGCGCTCGGTGTCGCCTTTGTTGTATGGCACCCGACTCTTGATTTTGGGCTTAGGCATCGGCGTGATTGCTGGAACCTTACTCTCCACCTTAGATCCCAGCCGATTTATGGCTGGAGCTTCTCAAAGCGCTATTAATCCGAAGAATCAGACTGAACAGCAGGCAGCAGGACGGAGTACCTTAGCTAAAGTCCCCACGCCTTTGAAGTTAAGCCAAGAAGCAGCTCCACTCAAGGCCGAGATTCAAACGTTAACTCGACAAACATCTGGTTTAACGCCAGGAATGTTTCTGATCGATTTAGACACGACAGCTTACGTAGATTTGAGTGGAACGGCAATTTTTCCAGCCGCTAGCACGATCAAAGTTCCAGTTTTAGTGGCCTTCTTTCAAGATGTAGATGCTGGCAAAATTCGTCTTGACGAACTTCTAACCATGAGGCCAGAGCTGATTGGCTCAGGGTCGGGCGATATGCAGTACCAGCCGCCAGGGACAAAATTTAGTGCGCTAGAAACGGCGTACAGAATGATTGCAATCAGCGACAACACCGCAACCAATATGCTGATTGCTCGCCTGGGTGGATCTGCGGCTCTGAATCAACGGTTTCAATCTTGGGGACTCACCGCCACGGCAATTCGGAATCCTTTACCAGATCTTCAGGGCACGAACACCACTAGCCCCAGAGATTTGGCAACCCTAATGGCTTGGGTAAACCAAGGAGATTTGGTATCGATGCGATCGCGCGATCGCTTGCTGGATATTATGCGTCGCACCGTAACGGATACACTCCTACCTCGTGGCTTGGGAGAAGGCGCGACGATCGCCCACAAAACCGGGGACATTGGTTCCCTGATTGGAGATGTCGGTTTAATTGACATGCCGAATGGCAAGCGCTACGTCATGGCTGCTTTAGTAAAACGGCCTTTCAACGATGAGCAGGGGGCAGAGCTGATTCGCCAAATGTCACGGGTGGCTTACAACAACTTGAGCCAAGTCGGTAGTGCCACAAATGGACTTCCCCTCAGCCCTAATGCTGCTCCTGCGCCTGGAGCGAGGATGACAAGTCCTACTTTCAATGTACCGCCAGGGGCTCCGACTAGCCCCACCGGACAAACTCGCCCCAACGTTCCTGCGCCCCAAACCAACCTTAATCAACCCCCGCAGTTCAATCAGCAATGA
- the cobQ gene encoding cobyric acid synthase CobQ gives MKAIMIVGTTSHAGKSLLTAALCRILSRRGWRVAPFKGQNMALNSYVTPSGGEIGYAQAVQAWAAGVTPRIEMNPILLKPQGDMTSQVILKGRAVGKVSATEYYENYFDVGWQAIEESVRRLGEEFDLLVCEGAGSPAEINLKHRDLTNMRVAKHLNASTILVVDIERGGAFAHVIGTLELLDPDERALIRGIVINKFRGQRSLLQSGIDWLQERTGIPVIGVIPWMEDSGFPAEDSLDLFERRTSQSNRDLAIAVVRLPRISNFTDFDPLESESTVSVKYVGPKDSLGYPDAVIIPGSKATIADLLALQKTGMAEEIQNYAAAGGTVLGICGGFQMLGKILADPEGLEGHEGRYKGLGLLPLRTVITGQKVARQRLVSSNFPQTGLPVSGYEIHQGRTQVMEGESVELLFEDANLGVVDKSFSVWGTYLHGLFDNGPWRRAWLNRLRQQRGLKSLPTGISNYREQREALLDALATQVESHLDLGPILP, from the coding sequence ATGAAAGCCATTATGATTGTGGGCACTACGTCCCACGCTGGAAAATCGCTACTAACTGCGGCTCTGTGCCGAATTCTAAGCCGTCGAGGGTGGCGAGTTGCGCCCTTTAAGGGCCAAAATATGGCTCTCAATTCTTATGTGACGCCGAGTGGCGGAGAGATTGGCTATGCACAAGCAGTGCAAGCTTGGGCCGCAGGGGTCACACCTCGGATTGAAATGAACCCCATCTTGTTGAAACCACAAGGAGACATGACATCTCAGGTCATTCTCAAGGGCAGGGCAGTCGGCAAGGTCAGTGCTACCGAGTATTACGAGAATTATTTTGATGTCGGTTGGCAGGCGATCGAAGAATCTGTGCGGCGCTTGGGCGAAGAATTTGACTTGTTGGTGTGTGAAGGGGCGGGAAGTCCAGCCGAGATCAACCTGAAACACCGTGACCTAACCAACATGCGGGTCGCCAAACATTTGAATGCTTCCACCATTTTAGTCGTCGATATTGAGCGCGGTGGGGCTTTTGCCCATGTGATTGGGACTTTAGAACTGCTAGACCCCGACGAAAGAGCATTGATTCGTGGCATTGTGATCAACAAGTTCCGGGGACAGCGATCGCTTCTGCAATCCGGAATTGATTGGCTGCAAGAACGCACAGGTATTCCTGTCATTGGCGTGATTCCCTGGATGGAAGACTCTGGTTTTCCCGCCGAAGACTCGCTAGATTTATTTGAGCGCCGTACTAGCCAGAGCAATCGTGACCTCGCGATCGCCGTGGTTCGTCTCCCCCGAATTTCTAACTTCACTGATTTTGACCCGTTGGAGTCAGAATCTACCGTATCTGTGAAATATGTCGGCCCCAAAGATTCCTTGGGTTATCCTGATGCAGTGATTATTCCGGGATCTAAAGCCACGATCGCTGACCTGCTGGCACTGCAAAAAACTGGCATGGCGGAAGAAATTCAAAACTATGCAGCCGCTGGCGGGACTGTGCTAGGAATTTGTGGCGGCTTCCAAATGTTGGGTAAGATTCTCGCTGACCCAGAAGGCTTAGAAGGACACGAAGGCCGCTACAAAGGACTGGGTTTGTTGCCTCTGAGAACGGTAATTACAGGCCAAAAAGTAGCGCGTCAGCGTTTAGTCAGCTCTAACTTTCCGCAAACTGGGTTGCCTGTGTCGGGTTATGAAATCCATCAGGGGCGGACACAGGTAATGGAAGGAGAAAGCGTAGAGCTTTTGTTTGAGGATGCCAATCTAGGCGTAGTAGACAAGAGTTTTTCTGTTTGGGGTACCTATCTGCATGGCCTGTTTGACAACGGCCCTTGGCGACGTGCTTGGCTCAATCGTCTACGCCAGCAGCGCGGTCTCAAATCTCTGCCAACCGGAATCTCTAATTACCGCGAACAACGAGAAGCTCTTTTAGATGCTCTGGCGACCCAAGTGGAGTCACACTTAGATTTAGGTCCAATTCTTCCCTAA
- a CDS encoding C39 family peptidase, with protein MTNPQAQNPPSTPAVASAPPALTYSGPREVLINQAVVLKGTYDSLRIAKVSIAAEDKYPLEVTVDAQKRTWQVNLNQGFKAAGSRWLKLKGTDSAGKLVDDEVIYLTVSTDPMTVGQSLTLKVLRDTLFKFRAIDSARLNAQQKVAVKAGQTFTVSRYGSVDGHLKVVLDPPIAPIGEFGYFFEEHVQLSKGAQVFKFNISDVPNTPLSAQVLVTQTTLIKAQPADSASLAANQKAELLQGQTLQITGYAAIKGHFRVSLAAPIQGFGQTGYIYWEHIQIKHNNKVVSFDPDALTVTVLKTTVFKKRPVDSASLQAQEKFALTAGSIYGVAGYAIADGHIKASLTEELPQFGNTGYLFPDFIQMKRGTKPFNPMPPQVELNVPYFSQRDNPRYSWATCNVTSIAMIFYYYGRRSRGGQLEDELLQWCLSRYGEGSQTDNAILSEMIKAYGFKTSFSTTRNWAAVKDELINGRPVVMGGDFTASGHIVCVVGYTPQGFIVNDPWGDALSGYYDTEGRKLLYPYSYMDRVAGPDGNVWAHFIAR; from the coding sequence ATGACCAACCCCCAAGCCCAGAATCCCCCCAGTACTCCAGCAGTTGCTTCAGCCCCACCCGCACTCACCTACAGTGGCCCCAGAGAAGTTCTGATCAATCAGGCTGTGGTTCTGAAGGGAACCTATGACTCGTTGCGAATTGCCAAAGTCTCGATCGCCGCAGAAGACAAGTATCCCTTGGAAGTGACGGTGGATGCTCAAAAACGCACTTGGCAGGTGAACTTAAACCAAGGTTTTAAGGCAGCAGGCTCTCGCTGGCTAAAACTCAAAGGCACCGACAGCGCTGGCAAATTGGTTGACGATGAAGTTATTTACCTGACTGTCAGCACTGACCCGATGACCGTGGGCCAGTCGTTAACCTTGAAAGTTCTGCGAGATACCTTATTTAAGTTTCGGGCCATTGACTCAGCTCGTCTCAATGCTCAGCAGAAGGTAGCTGTAAAGGCAGGCCAAACTTTTACAGTTAGTCGCTATGGCTCAGTGGATGGACATCTCAAAGTGGTACTCGATCCACCGATCGCCCCGATTGGGGAATTTGGCTATTTCTTTGAGGAGCATGTGCAGCTCAGCAAGGGAGCCCAGGTTTTCAAGTTTAATATCAGCGATGTTCCTAACACGCCTTTAAGTGCTCAGGTTCTCGTCACCCAAACCACCTTAATTAAGGCTCAACCCGCTGACTCCGCCTCGCTTGCGGCAAACCAGAAAGCCGAGTTGCTACAAGGCCAAACCCTACAAATCACTGGATACGCTGCGATTAAGGGCCATTTTCGAGTATCTCTGGCTGCTCCTATTCAGGGTTTTGGGCAAACAGGCTATATCTATTGGGAGCACATTCAGATCAAGCACAACAATAAAGTGGTGTCCTTTGACCCAGATGCCCTCACTGTGACGGTGCTTAAAACCACTGTGTTTAAAAAACGTCCGGTTGATTCTGCGAGTTTGCAAGCTCAAGAAAAGTTCGCGCTAACGGCAGGCAGTATCTATGGGGTGGCGGGTTACGCGATCGCCGATGGCCATATCAAAGCCTCCCTCACCGAAGAACTGCCTCAGTTTGGTAACACGGGTTATCTCTTCCCCGACTTTATCCAGATGAAGCGGGGTACCAAGCCCTTTAACCCGATGCCACCCCAGGTGGAACTCAATGTTCCTTACTTCTCCCAGCGAGACAACCCCCGCTATTCCTGGGCAACTTGCAATGTCACCTCGATCGCGATGATTTTTTACTATTACGGGCGGCGATCGCGGGGTGGTCAATTGGAAGATGAACTCTTGCAATGGTGCCTCAGTCGCTATGGAGAAGGATCGCAAACTGATAATGCGATTCTCTCAGAAATGATTAAAGCTTATGGTTTCAAAACCAGCTTTAGCACCACTCGCAACTGGGCAGCAGTCAAGGACGAGCTGATCAATGGTCGCCCTGTGGTCATGGGAGGTGACTTTACAGCAAGTGGTCACATCGTTTGCGTAGTAGGCTATACCCCTCAAGGCTTTATCGTGAATGATCCTTGGGGCGATGCGCTTTCTGGCTACTACGACACCGAAGGCCGCAAGTTGCTTTATCCCTACAGCTACATGGATCGCGTCGCTGGCCCAGACGGCAATGTTTGGGCACATTTCATTGCTCGATAA
- a CDS encoding agmatinase family protein has protein sequence MTEDSLFRSPNGDSPQRQTEANRALELETHLPLTGWQQEVSKGLEYGLEAAESIRDRTIPTFSRGELPHYAGINTFLKAPYLEDVRRVGEYDVAIVGVPHDSGTTYRPGTRFGPQGIRRISALYTPYNFELGIDLREQITLCDVGDIFTIPANNEKSFDQISKGIAHVFSSGAFPIIMGGDHSIGYPTVRGICRHLGDKKVGIIHFDRHVDTQETDLDERMHTCPWFHANNIKNAPPKNLVQLGIGGWQVPRQGVKVCRERNTNILTVTDIMEMGLDAAVEFALERAMDGTDCVYISFDIDCIDAGFVPGTGWPEPGGLMPREALYLLGKIVQRAPVCGLEIVEVSPPYDISDITSLMATRVICDTMAHLVLSGQLPRKEKASFIHPEATPELVAEWS, from the coding sequence ATGACTGAAGATTCTCTCTTTCGCAGCCCGAATGGTGATTCACCACAGCGCCAAACCGAAGCCAACCGTGCCCTCGAACTAGAGACGCATTTGCCCCTGACGGGCTGGCAACAAGAAGTTTCCAAAGGCTTGGAGTATGGCTTGGAAGCGGCTGAAAGCATTCGCGATCGCACCATCCCCACTTTTTCTCGCGGAGAATTGCCGCACTATGCAGGTATTAATACTTTTCTCAAAGCGCCTTATTTAGAAGATGTGAGAAGAGTTGGAGAATATGATGTCGCGATCGTGGGAGTGCCCCATGATTCGGGTACTACCTATCGCCCCGGAACTCGCTTTGGCCCCCAGGGAATTCGCCGGATTTCAGCGCTCTATACCCCTTACAACTTTGAACTGGGCATTGACTTGAGAGAGCAGATTACCCTCTGTGATGTAGGGGATATTTTCACGATTCCGGCGAATAACGAAAAATCATTTGATCAGATTTCTAAGGGCATTGCCCACGTTTTTAGTTCGGGTGCTTTTCCCATCATCATGGGCGGCGATCATTCGATTGGGTATCCCACTGTTCGCGGAATTTGCCGCCATCTGGGAGATAAGAAAGTTGGCATTATCCACTTCGATCGCCATGTAGACACTCAAGAGACTGACTTAGACGAGCGCATGCATACCTGCCCTTGGTTCCATGCCAACAACATCAAGAACGCACCCCCCAAAAACTTGGTGCAGTTAGGCATTGGGGGCTGGCAAGTGCCTCGGCAAGGGGTCAAAGTTTGTCGCGAGCGAAACACCAACATCTTGACCGTCACAGACATCATGGAAATGGGCCTAGATGCAGCCGTAGAGTTTGCTCTAGAGCGGGCTATGGATGGCACTGACTGCGTATACATTAGCTTTGACATTGACTGCATTGACGCTGGCTTTGTCCCCGGCACAGGCTGGCCCGAACCCGGTGGCCTGATGCCGCGTGAAGCCCTCTATCTCCTCGGCAAAATTGTCCAGCGTGCCCCCGTTTGCGGCCTTGAAATCGTAGAAGTTTCGCCTCCCTACGACATCAGCGACATCACCTCCCTGATGGCCACCCGTGTCATCTGCGACACGATGGCTCATCTGGTCTTGTCTGGTCAACTGCCGCGCAAAGAAAAGGCTAGTTTCATTCATCCAGAAGCAACCCCAGAATTAGTCGCAGAGTGGAGCTAA
- a CDS encoding Npun_F0494 family protein: protein MTVVNPNLSKTIQYPSRTVKRAKRAMRCSPFRGSLYVAMRQQSVSLQAIAGHSGVQQQYTRQPLPELTAESALLWLIQVGVLRREVDGQGLTDSFRLTPLGRQIVEQWQLQGGIWPAATFWDHLSNALNRWVRLPF from the coding sequence ATGACTGTAGTCAATCCCAACCTTTCTAAAACCATTCAGTATCCCAGTCGAACAGTCAAGCGGGCCAAACGGGCCATGCGTTGTTCTCCGTTTCGGGGTTCCTTATATGTGGCCATGCGCCAGCAAAGTGTCTCTTTGCAAGCGATCGCGGGGCATTCTGGAGTGCAGCAGCAATATACCCGTCAGCCATTGCCCGAATTGACGGCTGAGAGTGCCTTGCTATGGCTGATCCAGGTAGGCGTGCTGCGGCGAGAAGTCGATGGTCAAGGTCTGACAGATAGCTTTCGGCTCACCCCACTGGGTCGCCAGATTGTGGAGCAGTGGCAGTTGCAAGGAGGGATCTGGCCTGCTGCCACGTTCTGGGATCACCTTTCTAACGCCTTGAACCGTTGGGTGAGATTACCGTTCTAG
- the obgE gene encoding GTPase ObgE, whose protein sequence is MQFIDQAEIQVQAGNGGDGLVAFRREKYVPAGGPSGGNGGRGGSVILKADPNLQTLLDFRYAHIFKAEDGERGGRSNRTGASGEDRIIEVPCGTVIYDAVTDEVLGDLITPGQTFCAAQGGKGGLGNKHFLSNHNRAPERALPGLPGESRLLRLELKLLAEVGIIGLPNAGKSTLISVLSAARPKIANYPFTTLVPNLGVVRKPTGDGTVFADIPGLIEGAHLGTGLGHDFLRHIERTRLLLHLIDSTAEDPIVTYQTIQDELHAYGRGLGDRLQIIALNKIDAIQNQEEATQTLEGVAAQLREISQAPVFLISAVAHIGLEPLLQEIWQTLDQMAAIEAESLTEELSENLSERLPESLIAD, encoded by the coding sequence ATGCAATTCATTGATCAGGCAGAAATTCAAGTTCAAGCTGGTAACGGCGGTGATGGTTTAGTCGCCTTCCGGCGTGAAAAGTATGTGCCCGCAGGGGGACCATCGGGCGGCAACGGTGGCAGAGGCGGTTCCGTGATTCTAAAGGCAGACCCAAACTTGCAAACTCTGCTTGACTTCAGATATGCGCACATCTTTAAAGCGGAAGATGGGGAACGGGGTGGCCGCAGCAACCGAACTGGAGCATCGGGAGAGGACAGGATCATTGAAGTACCTTGCGGTACGGTGATTTACGATGCTGTGACGGACGAAGTATTAGGCGACTTGATTACCCCTGGGCAAACCTTTTGTGCTGCCCAAGGTGGCAAAGGGGGGCTAGGTAACAAGCACTTTCTCAGCAACCATAACCGTGCTCCCGAACGCGCTTTACCGGGTTTACCTGGTGAATCCCGCTTGTTACGGTTGGAGTTAAAGCTGCTAGCGGAAGTTGGAATCATTGGCTTACCCAATGCAGGCAAGTCTACTTTGATTTCGGTTTTATCTGCTGCTCGACCCAAAATTGCCAATTATCCCTTTACTACTTTGGTGCCTAACTTAGGAGTCGTCCGCAAACCAACGGGAGATGGCACTGTGTTTGCTGATATCCCTGGGTTGATTGAAGGAGCGCATCTCGGCACAGGTTTGGGCCACGACTTCTTACGCCATATTGAGCGGACTCGACTTTTGTTACACCTAATTGACAGCACCGCCGAAGATCCGATCGTGACTTACCAGACTATTCAAGATGAGTTGCACGCCTACGGTCGAGGGTTAGGCGATCGCCTACAAATCATTGCTCTCAATAAGATCGACGCCATCCAAAACCAGGAAGAAGCTACACAAACTTTAGAGGGAGTTGCAGCTCAGTTAAGAGAAATCAGTCAAGCCCCTGTGTTTCTAATTTCTGCCGTAGCTCATATTGGTCTAGAGCCGTTATTGCAGGAGATTTGGCAAACCCTAGACCAAATGGCAGCGATCGAAGCTGAAAGTCTGACTGAGGAGCTATCAGAGAACTTGTCTGAGAGACTCCCTGAAAGCCTCATTGCTGATTGA
- a CDS encoding peroxiredoxin: MPLSVGDTAPAFTAKDTNGNTVSLSDFAGKAVVLYFYPKDDTPGCTKEACSFRDNYSQYQGKDIVVLGVSIDDEASHQKFTEKFNLPFPLLADVNGTITKAYDVDGGGYAKRVTYVIGSNGTISNVYATVKTDTHATDILADLGV; the protein is encoded by the coding sequence ATGCCTTTATCTGTTGGCGATACTGCCCCCGCATTTACAGCCAAAGACACCAACGGTAATACTGTTTCGCTGTCTGACTTTGCAGGCAAAGCGGTTGTGCTGTACTTCTACCCCAAAGACGATACGCCCGGTTGCACCAAAGAAGCTTGCAGCTTCCGAGACAACTACAGCCAGTATCAAGGCAAAGACATTGTGGTGCTGGGTGTCAGCATTGATGACGAAGCTTCCCACCAGAAGTTTACAGAGAAGTTTAATCTCCCCTTTCCTCTCCTCGCCGATGTCAACGGTACCATCACGAAAGCCTACGATGTCGATGGCGGCGGTTATGCTAAGCGCGTCACCTATGTCATTGGCAGCAACGGCACCATCAGCAATGTTTACGCCACTGTGAAGACCGACACCCACGCAACTGATATTTTGGCTGACTTGGGTGTGTAG